One genomic window of Polaromonas sp. SP1 includes the following:
- a CDS encoding AAA family ATPase has translation MRLERFAKIREHRIFKDFSWSGALEDFGQFNLIYGWNGSGKTTISNLLRSVQSGTPIEEGQIDFVFNGNRIASADLATAVLPQVRVFNRDSVSRSVFESVGGSPSKLPPIYVFGEESAEKQRQVEALKAQLPAIANAASKAISKTAATLNDLNEYAASRAREIKNLLVAPGGAFNNYNAADFRAQMERFEVNTSSELSPEERQSLLNLKDAKPLPPVTVPIVTFPDVPKLHQEVRDILQTTVVSNVMAELAADPDVAAWVEKGLSLHTHESDAKNCKFCDHPLPSGRLRRLEAHFNDQYRQFAGRLQALIDRIESAKKALEELSLPSSVSLYQELQSDYQREHLGVKANLTNVNRGLSALANAVREKQGRAFESLQLEDLLAGGTGNGGDEKSFLMALLRALNAGFPAFGEFMGKSAFSRLEKIIEKHNAITNSFTEQVKSARARLHQDELARAFPGFLDHREKLRVAKESKETTEQAKNRIEADIRSLEADILQHRQPADELNRELIAYLGHDDIQVMVEDTGYRLMRRGVFAKNLSEGERTAIAFLHFLKSLGDSSFDLENGIVVVDDPISSLDSNSIYSAFGFMKRKLINVGQLFVLTHNFTFFKEVRNWFTFVNHKKLRLGLPARFYMLRAGFQNGERSSVVQMLDPFLRDHESEYHYLFKRVLDAGALPAGAPLQTYYELPNLARRLLESFLVFKVPNKATLHSRLEAVEFDGPKTTRLIRFLDTHSHAEQIGAGHDEASSLAEAPEILRDMLALMEHCDGGHVQRMKEAVG, from the coding sequence ATGAGATTAGAGAGATTTGCAAAAATTCGAGAGCATCGGATTTTTAAGGACTTTTCTTGGTCTGGAGCTCTCGAAGACTTCGGGCAGTTCAACCTAATTTACGGTTGGAATGGCAGTGGAAAAACTACGATATCGAACCTACTTCGATCAGTGCAGAGCGGGACGCCAATTGAGGAAGGCCAGATTGACTTCGTGTTCAACGGTAATCGAATCGCTAGCGCCGATCTTGCAACTGCAGTCCTTCCTCAAGTTCGCGTATTCAATCGAGATAGCGTTTCGCGCAGTGTCTTTGAAAGTGTCGGCGGGTCACCGAGCAAGCTGCCTCCTATCTATGTTTTTGGAGAGGAAAGCGCTGAAAAACAGCGTCAAGTCGAGGCACTCAAGGCGCAACTCCCGGCTATTGCTAACGCAGCAAGCAAGGCCATTAGCAAAACCGCGGCGACTTTGAATGATCTAAATGAATACGCAGCAAGCAGGGCACGGGAGATTAAAAACCTACTGGTTGCCCCTGGCGGTGCATTTAATAACTACAACGCTGCTGACTTTCGTGCGCAGATGGAGCGCTTCGAAGTAAATACATCTTCTGAACTAAGCCCGGAGGAACGTCAGTCTTTGCTCAACCTTAAGGATGCAAAGCCCCTACCGCCTGTAACCGTGCCCATTGTCACCTTTCCAGATGTTCCAAAACTTCATCAAGAGGTTCGGGACATACTGCAAACAACCGTCGTTTCCAACGTCATGGCGGAGTTGGCTGCAGATCCAGATGTGGCAGCATGGGTTGAAAAAGGCTTGTCACTGCATACGCACGAGAGTGATGCTAAGAACTGTAAGTTCTGCGACCACCCCTTGCCCTCCGGACGCCTTAGACGGCTGGAAGCTCACTTTAATGATCAATATCGACAATTCGCGGGTAGGTTGCAAGCCCTGATCGATCGCATCGAGAGCGCGAAAAAAGCGTTAGAAGAGTTGTCTTTACCATCCAGTGTTTCGCTGTATCAGGAACTTCAAAGCGACTATCAACGCGAGCACCTCGGCGTTAAAGCCAATCTCACCAATGTCAACCGTGGGCTCTCGGCCCTCGCCAATGCAGTCAGGGAGAAACAAGGACGAGCATTTGAGTCTCTTCAATTAGAAGACCTGCTCGCCGGTGGTACCGGAAATGGAGGGGACGAAAAATCATTCCTGATGGCCTTACTAAGAGCGCTTAACGCGGGGTTTCCTGCATTCGGTGAATTCATGGGCAAATCGGCATTTTCTCGACTTGAGAAAATAATCGAAAAGCACAACGCCATAACGAATTCCTTCACAGAGCAGGTGAAGTCCGCCCGCGCGCGACTCCATCAGGATGAACTTGCTCGAGCCTTTCCCGGATTTCTTGACCATCGGGAAAAGCTTAGAGTCGCCAAAGAATCGAAAGAGACTACAGAACAAGCGAAGAATAGGATCGAGGCGGATATCAGATCGCTGGAAGCCGACATATTGCAGCATCGACAACCCGCGGATGAGCTAAATCGAGAACTTATCGCATATCTAGGTCACGACGATATCCAAGTGATGGTGGAGGATACCGGCTATCGGCTCATGCGTCGCGGTGTTTTTGCTAAGAACCTTAGCGAAGGAGAACGAACAGCTATTGCATTCCTGCACTTCTTAAAGTCTCTTGGTGACAGTTCGTTTGATCTGGAAAACGGAATTGTTGTAGTGGACGATCCGATATCCAGCCTTGATTCGAATTCAATCTATAGCGCTTTCGGTTTTATGAAGCGAAAGCTCATTAATGTCGGTCAACTTTTTGTCCTGACACATAACTTCACCTTTTTTAAAGAGGTTCGAAATTGGTTTACTTTTGTGAATCACAAGAAGTTGCGGTTAGGACTACCAGCCCGCTTTTACATGTTGAGAGCCGGATTTCAAAATGGGGAGAGATCTTCAGTTGTTCAAATGCTTGATCCTTTCCTACGCGATCACGAATCGGAATACCACTATTTGTTTAAGCGCGTACTAGATGCAGGAGCGCTCCCTGCTGGGGCTCCTCTTCAAACTTATTACGAATTGCCCAATCTTGCTAGACGACTTCTGGAGTCTTTTCTAGTGTTCAAGGTGCCCAACAAAGCGACCCTACACAGCCGTCTGGAAGCTGTCGAATTCGACGGACCTAAAACAACGAGACTAATTCGCTTCTTAGACACTCACTCGCATGCAGAACAGATTGGCGCGGGCCATGACGAGGCATCTTCGCTGGCCGAAGCCCCAGAAATACTGCGAGACATGCTTGCCCTCATGGAGCACTGCGATGGCGGACACGTTCAGAGAATGAAAGAAGCCGTTGGTTGA